Proteins found in one Quercus robur chromosome 2, dhQueRobu3.1, whole genome shotgun sequence genomic segment:
- the LOC126714139 gene encoding uncharacterized protein LOC126714139 isoform X3, protein MSKILKFPAKSGVYLLIAATATATATGVGLQFSPNSAESFLTSSSKFTTLYHGVLRSSRAISTIACTVVDYKYSLHGLPLDSDDYLRVLSEVHLRSAKRILKLCEANKGFYVKAGQFVAAVRQVPKEYSSTLSSLQDQAVPCHFKAIKKVLISNLGQDLSEIFLSLDEQPIAAASIAQVHHGILKDHKEVAIKVQYPGLEDLMKLDTSTMSFLSKSIAWLLPEYRFQWLVSEFVEAISLELDFIQEARNSERTAKNFKNNDMVRVPHVYWELTTTQVLTMEFCRGHKVDDVELLKEMGINPIKVAKALMEVFAEMIFIHGFIHGDPHPGNILVSPEGRNGFCLVLLDHGIYRQLDEGFRIDYCELWKALILLDANKIQQLGERFGVGKYFKYLPLIFTGRTIDSKSTLLGGMSIEEKRNLKQELKSLKMEDISSFMESLPPEFSRILRTE, encoded by the exons ATGAGTAAAATATTAAAGTTTCCCGCGAAGAGCGGTGTATACCTTCTCATTGCcgccacagccacagccacagccactGGCGTGGGCTTGCAATTCAGCCCAAATTCAGCCGAATCTTTCCTCACTTCCTCCTCCAAATTTACCACTCTCTACCATGGCGTCCTTCGCTCGTCTCGTGCAATCTCCACC ATTGCCTGCACTGTTGTTGACTACAAGTATTCTTTACATGGCCTGCCTCTGGATTCCGATGACTACCTTCGCGTTTTATCtgag GTCCACCTACGCTCGGCCAAAAGAATCCTGAAATTATGTGAAGCAAATAAAGGTTTCTATGTCAAAGCTGGTCAGTTTGTTGCTGCCGTGCGGCAGGTTCCAAAAGAATACTCATCAACTCTTTCTTCATTACAGGATCAG GCAGTTCCTTGTCATTTCAAGGCTATAAAAAAGGTTCTAATCAGCAACCTGGGACAGGATTTGTCTGAGAT ATTTCTGTCACTTGATGAGCAACCAATAGCTGCTGCCTCTATTGCTCAAGTGCACCATGGGATCTTGAAAGACCACAAAGAAGTAGCAATTAAG GTGCAATATCCCGGGTTAGAGGACCTGATGAAACTAGACACAAGTACAATGTCTTTCCTTTCGAAATCCATTGCATGG CTTCTTCCTGAATACAGGTTTCAGTGGCTAGTGTCGGAATTTGTGGAAGCTATTTCTTTAGAACTTG ATTTTATTCAGGAAGCAAGAAATTCTGAGAGAACTGccaaaaacttcaaaaacaaTGACATGGTCCGGGTTCCTCATGTATATTGG GAGTTGACAACAACCCAGGTTCTGACAATGGAGTTTTGTCGGGGTCATAAG GTTGATGATGTGGAATTATTAAAAGAGATGGGAATCAATCCAATCAAG GTTGCAAAAGCATTGATGGAAGTATTTGCTGAAATGATATTCATCCATGGTTTCATTCATGGAGATCCTCACCCTGGTAATATATTAGTTTCTCCAGAAGGTCGGAATGGCTTTTGTTTGG TTCTTTTAGATCATGGAATCTACAGACAACTGGATGAAGGATTTAGAATTGACTATTGTGAACTTTGGAAGGCTTTAATTCTTCTGGACGCAAATAAAATACAACAGCTAGGTGAACGATTTGGTGTTGGAAAGTACTTTAAATACTTGCCTCTCATTTTCACTGGAAGAACTATTGACAG TAAATCAACTCTTTTGGGGGGAATGTCTATTGAAGAGAAAAGGAATTTAAAGCAGGAGTTGAAGTCTCTGAAGATGGAGGACATATCTTCATTTATGGAATCTCTGCCTCCAGAATTTTCCAGAATATTGCGTACAGAGTAA
- the LOC126714139 gene encoding uncharacterized protein LOC126714139 isoform X1, translating into MSKILKFPAKSGVYLLIAATATATATGVGLQFSPNSAESFLTSSSKFTTLYHGVLRSSRAISTIACTVVDYKYSLHGLPLDSDDYLRVLSEVHLRSAKRILKLCEANKGFYVKAGQFVAAVRQVPKEYSSTLSSLQDQAVPCHFKAIKKVLISNLGQDLSEIFLSLDEQPIAAASIAQVHHGILKDHKEVAIKVQYPGLEDLMKLDTSTMSFLSKSIAWLLPEYRFQWLVSEFVEAISLELDFIQEARNSERTAKNFKNNDMVRVPHVYWELTTTQVLTMEFCRGHKVDDVELLKEMGINPIKVAKALMEVFAEMIFIHGFIHGDPHPGNILVSPEGRNGFCLVLLDHGIYRQLDEGFRIDYCELWKALILLDANKIQQLGERFGVGKYFKYLPLIFTGRTIDSKSTLLGGMSIEEKRNLKQELKSLKMEDISSFMESLPPEFSRILRTDGLLRSIISRLGASQRVRLLAYAKYALHGLSPKLKPQFDYGVKVVLSRLKTNVSYLQLRLVLEILELLSLMENVRHFLRVLSKRFVDAMRTLTLSLSIEFKPI; encoded by the exons ATGAGTAAAATATTAAAGTTTCCCGCGAAGAGCGGTGTATACCTTCTCATTGCcgccacagccacagccacagccactGGCGTGGGCTTGCAATTCAGCCCAAATTCAGCCGAATCTTTCCTCACTTCCTCCTCCAAATTTACCACTCTCTACCATGGCGTCCTTCGCTCGTCTCGTGCAATCTCCACC ATTGCCTGCACTGTTGTTGACTACAAGTATTCTTTACATGGCCTGCCTCTGGATTCCGATGACTACCTTCGCGTTTTATCtgag GTCCACCTACGCTCGGCCAAAAGAATCCTGAAATTATGTGAAGCAAATAAAGGTTTCTATGTCAAAGCTGGTCAGTTTGTTGCTGCCGTGCGGCAGGTTCCAAAAGAATACTCATCAACTCTTTCTTCATTACAGGATCAG GCAGTTCCTTGTCATTTCAAGGCTATAAAAAAGGTTCTAATCAGCAACCTGGGACAGGATTTGTCTGAGAT ATTTCTGTCACTTGATGAGCAACCAATAGCTGCTGCCTCTATTGCTCAAGTGCACCATGGGATCTTGAAAGACCACAAAGAAGTAGCAATTAAG GTGCAATATCCCGGGTTAGAGGACCTGATGAAACTAGACACAAGTACAATGTCTTTCCTTTCGAAATCCATTGCATGG CTTCTTCCTGAATACAGGTTTCAGTGGCTAGTGTCGGAATTTGTGGAAGCTATTTCTTTAGAACTTG ATTTTATTCAGGAAGCAAGAAATTCTGAGAGAACTGccaaaaacttcaaaaacaaTGACATGGTCCGGGTTCCTCATGTATATTGG GAGTTGACAACAACCCAGGTTCTGACAATGGAGTTTTGTCGGGGTCATAAG GTTGATGATGTGGAATTATTAAAAGAGATGGGAATCAATCCAATCAAG GTTGCAAAAGCATTGATGGAAGTATTTGCTGAAATGATATTCATCCATGGTTTCATTCATGGAGATCCTCACCCTGGTAATATATTAGTTTCTCCAGAAGGTCGGAATGGCTTTTGTTTGG TTCTTTTAGATCATGGAATCTACAGACAACTGGATGAAGGATTTAGAATTGACTATTGTGAACTTTGGAAGGCTTTAATTCTTCTGGACGCAAATAAAATACAACAGCTAGGTGAACGATTTGGTGTTGGAAAGTACTTTAAATACTTGCCTCTCATTTTCACTGGAAGAACTATTGACAG TAAATCAACTCTTTTGGGGGGAATGTCTATTGAAGAGAAAAGGAATTTAAAGCAGGAGTTGAAGTCTCTGAAGATGGAGGACATATCTTCATTTATGGAATCTCTGCCTCCAGAATTTTCCAGAATATTGCGTACAGA TGGGCTACTGAGATCTATCATTAGCAGGTTGGGTGCTTCACAACGGGTTAGGTTGCTAGCCTATGCCAAATATGCATTGCATGGTCTTTCTCCAAAGTTGAAGCCTCAATTTG ACTATGGTGTAAAAGTTGTATTATCCAGATTGAAGACAAATGTTAGTTATCTTCAGTTAAGGCTTGTTCTTG agATATTGGAGCTGCTCTCTTTGATGGAGAATGTCAGGCATTTTCTCCGTGTCTTGTCTAAAAGGTTTGTTGATGCAATGAGAACCCTAACACTTTCTTTGAGCATTGAATTCAAGCCAATTTGA
- the LOC126714139 gene encoding uncharacterized protein LOC126714139 isoform X2, whose protein sequence is MSKILKFPAKSGVYLLIAATATATATGVGLQFSPNSAESFLTSSSKFTTLYHGVLRSSRAISTIACTVVDYKYSLHGLPLDSDDYLRVLSEVHLRSAKRILKLCEANKGFYVKAGQFVAAVRQVPKEYSSTLSSLQDQAVPCHFKAIKKVLISNLGQDLSEIFLSLDEQPIAAASIAQVHHGILKDHKEVAIKVQYPGLEDLMKLDTSTMSFLSKSIAWLLPEYRFQWLVSEFVEAISLELDFIQEARNSERTAKNFKNNDMVRVPHVYWELTTTQVLTMEFCRGHKVDDVELLKEMGINPIKVAKALMEVFAEMIFIHGFIHGDPHPVLLDHGIYRQLDEGFRIDYCELWKALILLDANKIQQLGERFGVGKYFKYLPLIFTGRTIDSKSTLLGGMSIEEKRNLKQELKSLKMEDISSFMESLPPEFSRILRTDGLLRSIISRLGASQRVRLLAYAKYALHGLSPKLKPQFDYGVKVVLSRLKTNVSYLQLRLVLEILELLSLMENVRHFLRVLSKRFVDAMRTLTLSLSIEFKPI, encoded by the exons ATGAGTAAAATATTAAAGTTTCCCGCGAAGAGCGGTGTATACCTTCTCATTGCcgccacagccacagccacagccactGGCGTGGGCTTGCAATTCAGCCCAAATTCAGCCGAATCTTTCCTCACTTCCTCCTCCAAATTTACCACTCTCTACCATGGCGTCCTTCGCTCGTCTCGTGCAATCTCCACC ATTGCCTGCACTGTTGTTGACTACAAGTATTCTTTACATGGCCTGCCTCTGGATTCCGATGACTACCTTCGCGTTTTATCtgag GTCCACCTACGCTCGGCCAAAAGAATCCTGAAATTATGTGAAGCAAATAAAGGTTTCTATGTCAAAGCTGGTCAGTTTGTTGCTGCCGTGCGGCAGGTTCCAAAAGAATACTCATCAACTCTTTCTTCATTACAGGATCAG GCAGTTCCTTGTCATTTCAAGGCTATAAAAAAGGTTCTAATCAGCAACCTGGGACAGGATTTGTCTGAGAT ATTTCTGTCACTTGATGAGCAACCAATAGCTGCTGCCTCTATTGCTCAAGTGCACCATGGGATCTTGAAAGACCACAAAGAAGTAGCAATTAAG GTGCAATATCCCGGGTTAGAGGACCTGATGAAACTAGACACAAGTACAATGTCTTTCCTTTCGAAATCCATTGCATGG CTTCTTCCTGAATACAGGTTTCAGTGGCTAGTGTCGGAATTTGTGGAAGCTATTTCTTTAGAACTTG ATTTTATTCAGGAAGCAAGAAATTCTGAGAGAACTGccaaaaacttcaaaaacaaTGACATGGTCCGGGTTCCTCATGTATATTGG GAGTTGACAACAACCCAGGTTCTGACAATGGAGTTTTGTCGGGGTCATAAG GTTGATGATGTGGAATTATTAAAAGAGATGGGAATCAATCCAATCAAG GTTGCAAAAGCATTGATGGAAGTATTTGCTGAAATGATATTCATCCATGGTTTCATTCATGGAGATCCTCACCCTG TTCTTTTAGATCATGGAATCTACAGACAACTGGATGAAGGATTTAGAATTGACTATTGTGAACTTTGGAAGGCTTTAATTCTTCTGGACGCAAATAAAATACAACAGCTAGGTGAACGATTTGGTGTTGGAAAGTACTTTAAATACTTGCCTCTCATTTTCACTGGAAGAACTATTGACAG TAAATCAACTCTTTTGGGGGGAATGTCTATTGAAGAGAAAAGGAATTTAAAGCAGGAGTTGAAGTCTCTGAAGATGGAGGACATATCTTCATTTATGGAATCTCTGCCTCCAGAATTTTCCAGAATATTGCGTACAGA TGGGCTACTGAGATCTATCATTAGCAGGTTGGGTGCTTCACAACGGGTTAGGTTGCTAGCCTATGCCAAATATGCATTGCATGGTCTTTCTCCAAAGTTGAAGCCTCAATTTG ACTATGGTGTAAAAGTTGTATTATCCAGATTGAAGACAAATGTTAGTTATCTTCAGTTAAGGCTTGTTCTTG agATATTGGAGCTGCTCTCTTTGATGGAGAATGTCAGGCATTTTCTCCGTGTCTTGTCTAAAAGGTTTGTTGATGCAATGAGAACCCTAACACTTTCTTTGAGCATTGAATTCAAGCCAATTTGA